One window from the genome of Mucilaginibacter ginsenosidivorans encodes:
- a CDS encoding glycine--tRNA ligase gives MSNYPEEIFKNVISHAKEYGFVFPSSEIYDGLSAVYDYGQNGAELKNNLKTYWWKAMVQMNENIVGLDAAIFMHPKVWEASGHVAGFADPMIDNKDSKKRYRADQLLEDKIALYDSEGKTDLAEELQLEMDKALKAEDLPRLRELIIEHNIKCPVSGTANWTDVRQFNLMFSTQMGALAEESDVVYLRPETAQGIFVNYLNVQKSGRMKIPFGIAQIGKAFRNEVIARQFIIRMREFEQMEMQFFVRPGTQKEWFERWKQVRLKWHLALGTSPEKYRFHEHTKLAFYADAAFDIEFEFPFGFKEVEGIHSRTDFDLSQHQKYSGKKLQYFDPEINQNYVPYVIETSIGLDRLFLLTMINAYEEEDLSTEERADSRVVLRLHPCLAPVKAAIFPLTKKDGLPEKAREIMDRLKVDFNLQYEEKDAIGKRYRRQDAIGTPFCITVDHQTLEDNTVTIRYRDTMQQERVNAADLDRIIGDLVSWKNVL, from the coding sequence GAAAACCTACTGGTGGAAGGCTATGGTACAGATGAACGAGAATATCGTTGGGCTTGATGCTGCCATATTTATGCACCCAAAAGTGTGGGAGGCAAGCGGTCACGTGGCAGGTTTTGCCGACCCCATGATAGACAACAAGGATTCGAAAAAACGCTACCGTGCCGACCAGCTTTTGGAAGATAAGATAGCGCTATATGACAGCGAGGGCAAAACCGACCTGGCCGAGGAGTTGCAACTGGAGATGGATAAAGCGCTGAAAGCCGAGGATCTGCCGCGGCTGCGCGAACTGATCATTGAGCATAATATCAAATGCCCCGTAAGCGGCACTGCCAACTGGACCGATGTTCGCCAATTTAACCTGATGTTCAGCACGCAGATGGGCGCTTTAGCCGAGGAATCGGACGTGGTCTATCTTCGCCCCGAAACTGCGCAGGGCATATTTGTGAACTACCTGAATGTACAGAAGTCGGGCCGCATGAAGATCCCGTTCGGCATAGCGCAAATAGGCAAGGCTTTCCGTAACGAGGTTATCGCCAGGCAGTTCATCATCCGTATGCGCGAGTTTGAGCAGATGGAGATGCAATTTTTCGTTCGTCCCGGCACGCAAAAGGAATGGTTCGAGCGTTGGAAGCAAGTTCGTTTAAAATGGCACCTTGCCTTAGGCACGTCGCCGGAAAAATACCGTTTTCACGAACATACCAAGCTGGCGTTTTACGCCGATGCGGCTTTCGATATTGAATTTGAGTTCCCTTTTGGTTTTAAAGAAGTGGAAGGCATACACAGCCGTACCGACTTCGATTTGAGCCAGCATCAGAAATATTCGGGCAAAAAACTGCAATATTTCGACCCCGAGATCAACCAGAACTATGTGCCTTACGTGATAGAGACCTCGATAGGCCTCGACCGCCTGTTCCTGCTTACGATGATAAACGCTTACGAGGAAGAGGACCTGAGCACCGAAGAACGTGCCGACAGCCGCGTGGTATTAAGGCTTCATCCCTGCCTTGCCCCGGTTAAGGCTGCTATATTCCCGCTGACGAAAAAAGACGGCCTGCCCGAGAAGGCCCGCGAGATAATGGATAGGCTGAAGGTGGATTTTAACCTGCAATACGAGGAGAAGGACGCCATCGGCAAACGCTACCGCAGGCAGGATGCTATAGGTACACCATTTTGTATTACGGTGGACCATCAAACGCTTGAAGATAACACCGTGACCATCCGCTACCGCGACACCATGCAGCAGGAACGTGTAAATGCCGCCGACCTGGACAGAATCATCGGCGATTTGGTAAGCTGGAAGAACGTGTTGTAA
- a CDS encoding tetratricopeptide repeat-containing sensor histidine kinase — translation MKRYLTLFILLLTALSGFARGPYDGSYAGSSAYGMASYRVDSLKTLLAASLANKDTPIDTLTINRINKLAAEFIDINPDSTIYYSKLAIVRSIAIKYNSGIADGMVELGKVYSLKGDYTKAEKNFKGAELLYIKIKDDAGLANCYIHTGRLYNRMSNFNTASYYFNKSLEINRRISNEAGIADSYHNIGMVADNIGKSSYALDNYFKSLSINIKLHDKFSSASNYNNIGEIMKGMEIYPKSMEYYKRALLIWQNSKNIQGMSTGYQNIAEILMLQKKFDEALPYIRRSLKLTIDQDDKDGLAGLYRDLGLCYANKKDFATSLAYMAKSLKIATDYKLDYDKTVSLSSFASVYNLQKDYKNAYQYATIAREASQKLGNISLRANAALQLSSALAGLERFQEAFEMRKQYDDLKDSLKSEENVQKLTSFNLESTFQEKQRRIAEEHQRKDEQYQEKIQRQGLLSVIFFIIILGMIAVLIVYYKAKRKQQKINTILEDKNHEVLKQQADLNNQTYKLNESNNLKDRLISVLAHDLRAPLSTLRGLFGLLEDESITHEQFLSMIPQALKKLEYTSDFLDTLLFWINSQMENFNSSTKSFTLKEIAAFEVQNYQEQAAEKGIKLLDSVPESMAVTADPNSIRIVIRNLITNAIKFSRKDDTIQVTAHRHEDNFILLSVKDTGVGMSEKQLNKLFRSKVDSGTGTNNESGTGMGLLFCKDLIEKCNGKIWVESVQGSGTEFFFTLPMTMSIVKEEEEVAMAS, via the coding sequence TTGAAGCGTTATTTAACTTTATTTATTCTTCTGCTTACAGCTTTATCTGGTTTCGCCAGGGGACCGTATGATGGCTCTTATGCCGGCTCCTCGGCTTATGGCATGGCAAGTTACCGGGTGGACAGCCTCAAAACACTGCTTGCTGCGTCGCTGGCCAATAAGGATACCCCTATTGATACGCTTACCATAAACAGGATAAACAAGCTTGCCGCCGAATTTATTGATATCAATCCCGACAGCACTATTTATTACAGCAAATTGGCGATCGTAAGGTCCATTGCAATAAAATACAACTCCGGTATTGCCGACGGGATGGTTGAGCTGGGTAAGGTTTACAGCCTGAAAGGCGATTACACAAAAGCAGAAAAGAATTTTAAAGGAGCCGAACTGCTTTACATCAAAATAAAGGACGACGCCGGCCTCGCTAATTGCTACATACACACGGGCCGGTTATATAACCGCATGTCCAACTTCAATACGGCATCGTATTATTTTAACAAATCCCTCGAAATAAACAGGCGGATAAGCAACGAGGCGGGTATAGCCGACAGCTATCACAACATTGGTATGGTGGCCGATAATATCGGCAAATCGTCGTATGCGCTTGATAATTATTTCAAGTCGCTGTCTATCAACATCAAGCTTCACGATAAGTTTTCATCAGCATCCAACTATAATAACATAGGCGAGATTATGAAAGGCATGGAGATCTACCCGAAATCCATGGAATATTACAAAAGGGCCCTGTTAATATGGCAAAATTCAAAAAACATACAAGGCATGAGTACCGGCTATCAGAACATTGCCGAGATACTGATGCTGCAAAAGAAATTTGACGAAGCGCTGCCCTACATCCGCAGATCGTTAAAGCTCACCATCGACCAGGATGATAAGGACGGTTTGGCAGGCTTGTACCGCGACCTGGGATTGTGTTATGCCAACAAAAAGGATTTCGCCACTTCACTTGCCTATATGGCCAAGTCACTGAAAATAGCCACCGACTATAAGCTCGACTATGACAAAACCGTATCTCTGAGCAGTTTTGCATCAGTCTATAACCTCCAGAAAGACTATAAGAATGCCTACCAGTATGCGACAATCGCCCGGGAAGCATCCCAGAAACTTGGAAACATATCCCTGCGTGCAAACGCTGCACTTCAATTAAGTTCGGCTTTGGCGGGTTTGGAAAGGTTCCAGGAAGCCTTTGAAATGCGCAAGCAGTATGACGATTTGAAGGATAGCCTGAAAAGCGAGGAAAATGTACAAAAACTAACATCCTTCAACCTGGAATCGACCTTCCAGGAAAAGCAGCGCCGCATTGCCGAAGAGCACCAGCGTAAGGATGAGCAATACCAGGAAAAGATACAAAGGCAGGGCTTGCTGAGTGTTATCTTCTTTATTATCATCTTGGGTATGATCGCCGTGCTGATCGTGTATTACAAAGCCAAACGCAAACAACAAAAGATCAATACCATACTGGAAGACAAGAACCACGAGGTTTTGAAGCAGCAGGCCGATCTGAATAATCAGACCTATAAGCTTAACGAATCGAATAACCTTAAGGACCGTTTAATATCCGTACTGGCACACGACCTTAGGGCTCCGTTAAGTACGCTAAGGGGTTTATTCGGTTTGCTTGAAGATGAAAGCATTACGCACGAGCAGTTTTTAAGTATGATACCGCAGGCGTTGAAAAAGCTGGAATACACATCCGACTTTTTGGATACCCTGTTATTCTGGATCAACAGCCAGATGGAAAACTTCAACAGCTCGACAAAGAGCTTCACACTAAAAGAAATTGCAGCCTTCGAGGTGCAAAACTACCAGGAACAGGCAGCCGAAAAGGGTATAAAACTATTAGACAGCGTACCGGAGTCAATGGCTGTAACCGCCGACCCCAATTCGATACGCATAGTTATACGCAACCTGATAACCAACGCCATCAAATTCTCAAGGAAGGATGATACGATCCAGGTTACGGCACATCGCCACGAGGACAATTTTATCCTGCTATCCGTAAAGGACACCGGCGTGGGCATGTCGGAAAAACAGTTGAATAAGCTGTTCAGGAGCAAAGTAGATAGCGGCACGGGCACCAATAATGAGTCGGGCACCGGTATGGGCCTGCTTTTCTGCAAGGACCTCATCGAAAAATGCAACGGCAAAATATGGGTAGAAAGTGTACAGGGCTCGGGCACCGAATTCTTCTTTACCCTGCCCATGACCATGAGCATTGTAAAAGAAGAGGAAGAAGTTGCGATGGCATCGTAA
- a CDS encoding M16 family metallopeptidase, with the protein MKKKILLLAAAGILSLQMVYAQSNKGYDMMINGVKVIVQPSGNDIVEIQTVIKGGVQNYPADKAGIESLALNALTECGTLKHDKNSFKNALDKVNASVYGLCGKDYSVIRMNCIKMDFDDVWPLYAEAITIPKFDAKEFARIQQDAVNNLKEQDSQPDAAINKYADKVAFAGRDYAKDPYGTVAVIEKLTPEETKAYYQSILTRSRMTIVVVSSLDRAVIEQRVGQLLSGIKQGAPFHLKKDFFRAYKNSIAIEPRELATNYVEGTTSGPSPGMDDYNAFNVAMRIFANRHFLYIRTKNGLSYAPQSWFTGGSTAVARFAVSTTQPDKYIEVFSKLVDTIKQTGFTKDEVDDMKVTYLTGFYYRQETNQAQAASIAANEVLFDNWRRSMTLVDDVKKLTVTQVNDAFRKYIGNIVWVYQGDPKKVTAQAYINGLNRGDAGAGQ; encoded by the coding sequence ATGAAGAAGAAAATATTACTATTAGCCGCTGCCGGAATTTTAAGCCTGCAGATGGTATACGCCCAATCGAACAAGGGTTACGATATGATGATCAACGGTGTCAAGGTCATCGTTCAGCCAAGCGGCAACGATATTGTTGAGATACAAACCGTGATAAAGGGCGGCGTACAAAATTACCCGGCCGATAAAGCAGGTATCGAATCGCTCGCGCTTAACGCGCTTACCGAATGCGGTACGCTGAAACACGATAAGAACAGCTTTAAAAATGCGCTGGATAAAGTAAATGCATCGGTTTACGGGTTGTGCGGCAAGGATTATTCGGTAATCCGCATGAATTGCATTAAGATGGATTTTGACGATGTATGGCCCCTGTACGCCGAAGCGATAACCATCCCGAAATTTGACGCAAAGGAGTTTGCCCGTATCCAGCAGGATGCTGTCAACAACCTGAAAGAACAGGACAGCCAGCCAGATGCCGCTATCAACAAATATGCCGACAAGGTTGCCTTTGCCGGCCGCGACTATGCCAAAGACCCGTACGGAACCGTTGCAGTGATAGAGAAGCTGACCCCCGAAGAAACAAAAGCCTATTATCAGTCTATCCTGACGCGTTCGAGGATGACGATCGTTGTGGTTTCGAGCCTTGACCGTGCCGTTATTGAGCAGCGTGTTGGCCAGTTGCTTTCGGGTATCAAACAAGGTGCGCCTTTCCATTTAAAAAAGGATTTTTTCAGGGCCTATAAAAACTCCATCGCTATAGAGCCACGCGAATTGGCAACCAATTATGTTGAAGGCACCACAAGCGGCCCATCGCCCGGCATGGACGATTACAATGCATTTAATGTAGCCATGCGCATATTTGCCAACAGGCACTTTTTGTATATCCGCACTAAAAATGGACTTTCCTACGCGCCCCAATCATGGTTTACCGGCGGCAGCACCGCGGTGGCCAGGTTCGCAGTGTCTACGACACAGCCTGATAAATATATCGAGGTATTCAGCAAATTGGTGGATACCATCAAACAGACCGGGTTTACCAAGGATGAGGTGGATGATATGAAAGTGACCTACCTAACGGGTTTCTATTACCGCCAGGAAACTAACCAGGCCCAGGCAGCTTCTATTGCGGCTAATGAGGTGCTTTTTGACAACTGGCGCCGTTCGATGACCCTGGTGGACGATGTAAAGAAATTAACCGTTACGCAGGTAAACGACGCCTTCCGCAAATACATAGGCAATATTGTTTGGGTTTACCAGGGCGATCCTAAGAAGGTTACCGCGCAGGCCTATATCAATGGGTTGAACCGGGGCGATGCCGGTGCCGGACAATAA
- a CDS encoding M16 family metallopeptidase, with protein sequence MTFKFVRFLLLSCAVSLFAFQSKAQLRLPEGYFWKKLPNGLEVLVIENSKVPLATIEIAVKNGAYTEGPEFSGLSHLFEHMFFKANRDYPNQEAFLKRTQQLGAIWNGTTDVERVNYFFTFDRDSLKAGLKFMNAAIRFPIYREEDMRKERPVVDGEFQRAESDPGFQLWYEVQKHLWGDLITRKNPIGIHEVINTATPEKMMIIKNKYYFPNNSLLTICGDVKHEQAFALAENTFGDWASSGFDPLQKYPIPPFKPLDKSEFFVKEMAIAQTPDMQFSWQGPSYLTDSASTVAADVFSTIMGLNSSKFQQALVDKGLATNASLGYTTCKYVGPIDIFVNPNPNKLKECYAEVMNQIAQFAKPDYFTDEQLKDAKAIMIRNSVHRKEKPSTLASQASYQWCSTSLNYYTDMDSNYQKVTREDIIRYINKYITGKPMVAGLIINPELNKQLNASTFFAAQ encoded by the coding sequence ATGACATTCAAATTTGTACGATTTTTACTTTTAAGCTGCGCCGTTTCCTTATTTGCCTTCCAGTCGAAGGCACAGTTGCGCCTGCCCGAAGGGTATTTCTGGAAAAAACTTCCGAACGGTCTCGAGGTATTGGTGATAGAAAACAGCAAGGTGCCGCTGGCAACCATCGAAATTGCTGTAAAGAACGGCGCCTACACTGAAGGGCCCGAGTTTAGCGGGCTTTCGCACCTGTTCGAGCACATGTTCTTCAAAGCGAACAGGGATTACCCGAACCAGGAAGCTTTCCTGAAGCGCACGCAGCAACTGGGCGCCATCTGGAACGGTACGACCGATGTGGAGCGTGTGAACTATTTCTTTACGTTCGACAGGGACAGCTTGAAAGCCGGGTTGAAGTTTATGAATGCGGCTATCCGGTTCCCGATATACCGCGAGGAAGATATGAGGAAAGAGCGGCCGGTAGTCGACGGCGAGTTCCAACGGGCCGAAAGCGACCCCGGTTTCCAGCTTTGGTACGAGGTGCAGAAACACCTTTGGGGCGACCTGATAACCCGTAAAAATCCTATCGGCATACACGAGGTGATCAACACGGCTACGCCGGAAAAGATGATGATCATTAAAAACAAATACTATTTCCCTAATAACAGCCTGTTGACCATTTGTGGAGATGTGAAGCATGAACAGGCATTTGCCTTAGCCGAAAATACTTTTGGCGACTGGGCCAGCAGCGGTTTCGACCCGTTGCAGAAATATCCTATTCCGCCGTTCAAACCTTTGGACAAGAGCGAATTTTTTGTGAAGGAAATGGCTATAGCCCAAACACCCGATATGCAGTTTTCGTGGCAGGGGCCATCTTACCTCACCGACTCGGCTTCGACCGTGGCAGCTGACGTTTTTTCGACGATAATGGGACTAAACTCGTCTAAATTCCAGCAGGCCCTGGTTGATAAGGGGCTGGCTACCAATGCATCGCTGGGCTATACAACCTGCAAATATGTTGGCCCGATAGATATTTTCGTTAATCCTAACCCAAATAAGTTAAAGGAATGTTATGCAGAGGTAATGAATCAGATAGCCCAGTTTGCCAAACCGGATTACTTTACCGACGAGCAGTTGAAGGATGCCAAGGCCATCATGATCCGCAACAGCGTTCACCGCAAGGAAAAACCTTCTACCCTGGCCAGCCAGGCAAGTTACCAGTGGTGCAGTACATCGCTTAATTACTACACCGATATGGACAGCAACTACCAGAAGGTAACGCGCGAGGACATTATCAGGTACATCAACAAATATATCACCGGTAAACCCATGGTGGCCGGACTGATCATTAACCCGGAGCTGAACAAACAGCTTAATGCAAGTACATTTTTTGCAGCCCAATAA
- a CDS encoding SDR family NAD(P)-dependent oxidoreductase gives MISLHNKNAVIYGAGGSLGGAVAKAFAAAGARVYLTGLHLEKVQKVAAEIQASGGYGVADEVDALDEQAVAAHIAKVAEQAGTVDISFNTAWNGVVQGVPLTEISVSDFITPVNMALQSRFITAVAAVKVMMQQRSGVILNLTATPGGTGYPYTGGFAPTCAAIESLSRNLAAEFGAYGIRSVNIRSAGSPDSKVFADTIAAKPELMRSILSTMEADTMLKKLPGMADIANTAVFLVSDLARMITGVTIDVTCGTTEGINYRVGMPSFNEVQ, from the coding sequence ATGATCTCACTTCACAACAAAAACGCAGTTATTTACGGCGCAGGCGGCTCGCTGGGCGGCGCTGTTGCCAAAGCTTTTGCCGCGGCCGGCGCCAGGGTATACTTAACCGGTCTGCACCTAGAGAAAGTACAAAAAGTTGCAGCAGAGATACAAGCATCCGGCGGTTACGGAGTAGCCGACGAGGTGGATGCGCTGGACGAACAGGCGGTTGCGGCACATATTGCCAAAGTTGCGGAGCAGGCGGGCACTGTGGATATCTCGTTCAACACTGCATGGAACGGCGTTGTACAGGGTGTCCCGCTAACAGAGATATCGGTTTCTGATTTTATAACGCCGGTAAATATGGCCCTGCAAAGCAGGTTTATCACAGCGGTTGCTGCTGTCAAAGTAATGATGCAGCAACGGTCGGGCGTTATCCTAAACCTTACTGCCACACCCGGCGGCACGGGCTATCCTTACACCGGCGGCTTCGCTCCTACCTGTGCTGCTATCGAGAGCCTTTCGCGCAACCTGGCGGCAGAGTTCGGCGCGTATGGCATCAGGTCGGTGAATATCCGGTCGGCCGGTTCGCCCGATTCAAAAGTTTTTGCCGATACCATTGCGGCCAAACCCGAGCTGATGAGATCGATACTTTCAACAATGGAAGCCGATACCATGTTAAAAAAACTACCCGGCATGGCTGATATCGCCAACACGGCGGTATTCCTGGTTTCGGACCTGGCCCGGATGATAACCGGCGTTACGATCGACGTAACATGCGGCACCACCGAAGGTATCAATTACCGGGTCGGGATGCCGTCGTTCAACGAGGTGCAATAA
- a CDS encoding OsmC family protein, with amino-acid sequence MKRTAKAHWHGTFKDGKGEITTQSTTLNNTQYSFKTRFEQGVGTNPEELIAAAHAGCFTMAVGYGLSEAGFTPGDLTTEATLELDLTTFTISGIHLDLKATPIEGVSEEKFKEIAEGSKANCIVSKALSVPITMTYQYA; translated from the coding sequence ATGAAACGTACAGCAAAAGCACACTGGCATGGCACCTTCAAAGATGGTAAAGGTGAAATCACGACACAAAGTACTACGCTTAACAATACCCAATATTCATTTAAAACAAGATTTGAGCAAGGCGTGGGCACCAATCCCGAAGAGTTGATAGCCGCTGCACATGCCGGATGCTTTACTATGGCAGTTGGCTATGGTCTGTCCGAAGCCGGTTTTACCCCGGGCGACCTGACCACCGAGGCAACGCTCGAACTTGATCTTACCACATTCACCATATCAGGCATTCACCTTGATCTGAAAGCTACACCGATCGAAGGCGTTTCTGAGGAGAAGTTTAAAGAAATTGCAGAAGGCTCAAAAGCAAATTGTATTGTATCAAAGGCCCTTAGCGTGCCAATTACAATGACCTATCAATACGCATAA
- the namA gene encoding NADPH dehydrogenase NamA produces the protein MPHLFSPLTIKSIEFKNRIVVSPMCEYSSADGFANDWHLVHLGAFAVGGASLVITEATAVSPEGRISPGDLGIWKDEHIEKLKQITDFIHQQGSVAGIQLAHAGRKASHDVPWQGSKQIRSDAAGGWKALAPSAIPFTDAEEAPQELDRAGIEKIKADFRAAAIRALEAGFKVIEIHGAHGYLIHEFYSPLSNQRTDDYGGTFENRIRLLLEITESIKEVWPADLPLFVRISSTDWTEGGWTADDSVALAKILKGKGIDLVDCSSGGNVAAAKIPLKPGYQVEFAEKVKKEAGVLTGAVGLITKSSQADEIIQTGQADMVLLAREMLRDPHFALRAAHELRHEAKWPVQYERAKW, from the coding sequence ATGCCTCATCTTTTTTCTCCTCTTACTATAAAAAGCATCGAATTTAAGAACCGTATTGTAGTTTCGCCGATGTGCGAATATTCCAGCGCCGATGGTTTTGCAAACGATTGGCACCTGGTACACCTTGGGGCATTTGCCGTTGGCGGCGCCTCGTTGGTCATAACGGAAGCTACGGCGGTATCGCCCGAAGGGCGTATCAGTCCGGGTGACCTGGGTATCTGGAAAGATGAACATATCGAAAAGCTAAAGCAGATCACGGACTTTATACACCAGCAGGGAAGCGTTGCCGGCATCCAACTGGCGCATGCCGGCCGCAAGGCAAGTCACGACGTTCCGTGGCAGGGCAGCAAACAGATAAGGTCCGATGCCGCTGGTGGCTGGAAAGCTTTGGCGCCAAGCGCAATTCCGTTTACCGATGCAGAAGAAGCCCCGCAGGAATTGGACAGGGCCGGGATAGAAAAAATAAAAGCCGATTTTAGAGCTGCCGCGATAAGGGCATTAGAAGCTGGCTTTAAAGTGATAGAAATACACGGTGCGCACGGTTATTTGATCCACGAATTTTATTCGCCGTTAAGCAATCAACGCACCGACGATTACGGCGGGACGTTTGAAAACAGGATAAGGCTGTTGCTTGAAATTACAGAGTCTATAAAGGAAGTTTGGCCGGCCGATCTGCCGCTCTTTGTTCGCATATCGTCAACCGACTGGACGGAAGGCGGATGGACAGCTGATGATTCTGTGGCCCTGGCTAAAATATTGAAGGGCAAAGGCATCGACCTGGTGGATTGTTCATCGGGTGGCAACGTGGCGGCGGCTAAAATACCGCTGAAGCCCGGCTACCAGGTTGAATTTGCGGAGAAGGTTAAAAAAGAAGCAGGCGTACTTACCGGCGCTGTCGGGCTGATCACTAAATCGTCGCAGGCCGATGAGATAATTCAAACAGGACAGGCAGATATGGTGTTATTAGCGCGTGAAATGCTTCGCGATCCGCATTTTGCATTGCGGGCGGCACATGAGCTTAGGCACGAAGCAAAGTGGCCGGTACAATACGAACGTGCGAAGTGGTAA
- a CDS encoding cation:proton antiporter domain-containing protein, with translation MTTYTTLIILSGLVIFSYLFDLIAGKIKLPSVLLLLFLGITIKQAVNYFGFKTYDFTPILPALGTLGLILIVFEGSLELKYTPEKNRIIKKTFLSALIILLVTCASVTTIIYYLSGRDIYLCFLNSIPFCVVSSAIAIPSSSGISKQKREFIIYESSFSDILAIVLFNFAVSNTSFDIKAFSGLGIELIIIILFAASSCVLLLYLIGRITHHIKFFLIISLIILVYSIGQTYHLSALIIVLSFGLFLNNAGQIRLPWFRKNFLYPGYAFDLKQLLQLSAESAFLMRTFFFVMFGFSMDIYQLENWALLATGGAILLAIYIIRFFYIKFVSKIDLMPELVLIPRGLISVLLYYNLPKELRIKGIETGLLFVVILATSIIMSVGLLLTKKEPQPGESEKV, from the coding sequence TTGACCACTTACACAACTTTGATCATTTTAAGCGGGCTGGTAATTTTTTCGTACCTGTTCGATCTTATTGCGGGTAAAATTAAGTTGCCCTCGGTGCTGCTGCTGTTGTTTTTGGGTATAACCATTAAGCAGGCAGTTAACTATTTTGGATTCAAAACCTATGATTTTACACCGATATTACCTGCACTCGGCACCCTCGGCTTGATTTTAATCGTTTTTGAGGGATCACTTGAACTGAAGTATACGCCCGAGAAGAACCGTATCATAAAAAAAACTTTTCTTTCCGCGCTTATCATTTTGCTTGTTACCTGCGCATCTGTTACTACCATCATCTATTACCTCAGCGGTCGCGATATTTACCTTTGTTTCCTTAATTCTATCCCGTTTTGCGTGGTCAGTTCTGCTATAGCTATACCATCGTCCTCGGGCATAAGTAAACAAAAGCGGGAATTCATTATTTACGAATCTTCCTTTTCCGATATCCTGGCCATTGTGCTGTTCAACTTTGCCGTATCCAATACCAGTTTCGATATTAAGGCTTTCAGCGGTTTGGGTATCGAATTGATCATTATCATCCTGTTCGCTGCTTCGTCGTGCGTATTGCTTTTATACCTGATCGGCCGCATCACGCATCATATCAAATTTTTTCTTATCATTTCACTCATTATCCTGGTTTATTCGATAGGTCAAACCTATCATCTTTCAGCACTTATAATCGTGTTATCGTTCGGCCTTTTCCTCAACAACGCCGGGCAGATCAGGCTACCCTGGTTCCGAAAGAATTTTCTGTACCCCGGTTATGCTTTTGATCTGAAACAGCTATTGCAGCTTTCTGCAGAAAGTGCTTTCCTGATGCGGACGTTCTTTTTTGTGATGTTCGGATTTTCGATGGACATTTACCAATTGGAGAACTGGGCCCTGCTTGCCACCGGCGGCGCCATACTGCTGGCCATTTATATCATCCGGTTTTTCTATATCAAATTTGTTTCTAAGATCGATCTGATGCCTGAACTGGTATTAATACCACGCGGCCTGATCAGCGTGCTTCTATATTACAACCTGCCAAAAGAACTTAGGATTAAAGGCATAGAGACAGGATTGCTTTTTGTAGTGATACTGGCAACCAGCATCATCATGAGCGTCGGACTATTGCTGACAAAGAAAGAGCCGCAGCCAGGTGAAAGTGAAAAGGTATGA
- a CDS encoding IS1595 family transposase: MQPLGKALPFRTINDIAIHFQDKATCIEYITQLRWNGKPKCAFCEHEHVYELKGANKRYKCAKCRKHFSAIKGTIFENSTVPLAKWFMAIFIMSTHRKGISSVQVSRNIGVTQKTAWFMMQRVRNAFKMQSFNTVTKLGGDKVVEADECYLGGKPQNMHKSKRLLAQKDGYKKIVIAGAVERSGKVKVEAVEKTSVYTLIPFLIKNVHQGSKLMTDEHLAYVNAGRVYEHQSIKHIVREYVRGEVHTNTIENFWSLLKRGIYGTYHFVSTKHVQNYLEEFAFRFNSREITEAQRFDKLISLSNHRIDYATLTGKQKDKGQTKKA, encoded by the coding sequence ATGCAACCTTTAGGCAAAGCACTACCATTTCGCACTATCAATGATATAGCGATACACTTTCAGGACAAAGCCACTTGTATTGAGTACATAACTCAATTACGTTGGAACGGCAAGCCTAAATGTGCTTTCTGTGAGCATGAGCATGTTTACGAATTGAAAGGGGCTAACAAGCGTTACAAGTGTGCTAAGTGCCGCAAGCATTTCAGCGCAATCAAAGGCACTATATTTGAAAATTCTACTGTGCCATTGGCTAAATGGTTTATGGCAATATTCATAATGTCTACCCATCGCAAGGGTATCAGTAGCGTACAGGTTAGCCGGAATATTGGCGTAACTCAAAAGACTGCATGGTTTATGATGCAGCGTGTAAGGAACGCTTTTAAAATGCAATCCTTTAACACCGTCACCAAATTAGGTGGCGACAAGGTTGTTGAAGCTGACGAGTGTTATTTGGGTGGCAAGCCTCAAAACATGCACAAAAGCAAAAGGCTGTTAGCGCAAAAGGACGGTTACAAAAAGATTGTCATTGCCGGGGCTGTGGAACGTAGCGGAAAGGTAAAAGTTGAAGCGGTGGAAAAAACGAGCGTGTACACACTAATACCATTTTTGATCAAAAACGTACATCAGGGCAGCAAGTTAATGACGGACGAGCATTTAGCCTACGTTAATGCAGGTCGTGTTTATGAGCATCAAAGTATTAAACACATCGTGCGTGAATATGTACGCGGGGAAGTTCATACCAATACGATTGAAAACTTTTGGAGTTTGCTCAAACGTGGCATTTACGGTACATATCATTTTGTAAGCACTAAGCACGTGCAAAATTATCTTGAGGAGTTTGCTTTCAGGTTTAACAGCCGTGAAATTACAGAGGCGCAAAGGTTTGATAAATTAATATCTTTGTCTAACCACAGGATTGATTATGCCACGCTCACAGGGAAACAAAAAGACAAAGGACAAACCAAAAAAGCCTAA